The Pirellulimonas nuda genome includes a region encoding these proteins:
- a CDS encoding CsbD family protein yields the protein MATTEQMHGAWNDLRGQVKQQWGEIRDDDWSKVEGNVDRLVGYLQTKSGETREQIEKTLRSLSSSSSKLLDDARSTAQQYAQYAADHAQEFAGNVSEVMGNQLHAAERVVQRRPVESLVVAVGAGVLIGVIVSLVGRSGR from the coding sequence ATGGCGACTACCGAACAGATGCACGGCGCATGGAACGACCTCCGCGGACAAGTGAAGCAGCAGTGGGGCGAGATCCGGGACGACGATTGGAGCAAGGTCGAGGGCAACGTCGATCGCTTGGTCGGCTACCTGCAGACCAAGAGCGGTGAGACCCGCGAGCAGATCGAGAAGACCCTGCGGTCGCTCTCTTCTTCTAGCAGCAAGCTGTTGGACGACGCACGCTCGACCGCCCAGCAGTATGCCCAGTACGCCGCCGATCACGCACAAGAGTTCGCTGGCAACGTCAGCGAGGTGATGGGCAACCAGCTCCACGCCGCAGAGCGCGTCGTCCAGCGCCGCCCGGTCGAATCGCTGGTGGTCGCCGTCGGCGCCGGTGTGTTGATCGGCGTGATTGTCAGCCTGGTGGGCCGTTCCGGAAGGTAA
- a CDS encoding phage holin family protein: protein MQRFATQADPAAGNGRPRGRPSGPNRAHLLRSLTQLAKLQGELIQADFGEARQRAGRSLVVFAVCGVIGVAAVHMLMLGLAELLTEATSLSRMASLFIVAAVGLTAALAAGAAAWSRVRGASQLLRRTKRELKRNLRAAEDSISQLFEGDQ, encoded by the coding sequence ATGCAACGCTTCGCAACGCAAGCCGATCCGGCGGCGGGCAACGGCCGGCCAAGGGGACGCCCCTCCGGCCCCAACCGCGCCCACCTGCTGCGCAGCCTAACGCAACTCGCCAAGCTGCAGGGAGAGTTGATCCAGGCCGACTTCGGTGAGGCAAGGCAACGCGCGGGCCGATCGCTGGTCGTGTTCGCCGTTTGCGGCGTGATAGGCGTCGCGGCCGTTCACATGTTGATGCTCGGCCTGGCGGAACTGCTGACCGAGGCGACGTCGCTGTCCCGTATGGCGTCGCTGTTCATCGTGGCCGCCGTTGGCCTCACTGCTGCGCTTGCCGCGGGCGCCGCGGCGTGGAGCCGCGTCCGCGGCGCTAGCCAACTCCTCCGCCGGACCAAGCGTGAATTAAAGCGAAACCTGCGGGCCGCGGAGGACTCTATCTCGCAGCTTTTCGAAGGCGACCAATAA
- a CDS encoding HEAT repeat domain-containing protein, with translation MKASLRGWLCFTLVGALLPLVSCAPAGKDAPAAKDAPAKNEPAEDAAATSSAAAAKDAKPAAGQTADDQTEKLLAAASSGDAQARYAAIDDLGESHDSAAVAVPKLILLLKDPDPKVCWRTARTLGDYGPEAASAAGDLRALLTNADPIIQYHAAVALGEIGDRSDETFDALAAAVKNSKDDRVTRAAIAALGRLQPDPDSVLDSLAVALESDDPAVVAIVLESIASHGGHAAELLNRALDNPDTAYLACTVIERIGPDAASTAPSLAKLLGETKHSKLQIQALLAVGSLGPGSKAAEPAVLALLESSDDATVPVAAAYALGAIEAEEADAQLEAALDSENKFLKMMAAWSLAKIHPDDQQAMQRAVKALTAGLTSEDVTLRNAAAKSLQSLGAPAEDVAPALIALAGDKDPEVLANVVDALASLGESIVPRASTALERPEMRSLAVMVLTQLGPKASGAVPALVKALADSNAATKAQIHLALAEIGPAAAPATEALAKSVADKDEFVRRSAIFALRKIGPAAKAAQPALTAGLGNKDPFDAAAAAWALAAISPGDAQVAEKGVPHLIAGLKSENELARLECAEALGVWAKYAKAAVPTLKELAAGDDSYAVRGAAASTLERIGA, from the coding sequence ATGAAGGCGTCTCTACGCGGTTGGCTGTGCTTTACACTGGTCGGGGCGTTGCTGCCCTTGGTTTCTTGCGCTCCCGCCGGCAAGGACGCTCCTGCGGCGAAGGATGCCCCTGCGAAGAACGAACCGGCCGAAGACGCCGCGGCAACGTCTTCAGCCGCTGCCGCCAAGGACGCCAAACCGGCGGCCGGCCAGACCGCTGACGACCAGACAGAAAAGCTGCTGGCCGCCGCCAGCTCCGGCGACGCCCAGGCCCGCTACGCCGCGATCGACGACCTTGGCGAGAGCCACGACTCCGCTGCGGTGGCGGTGCCCAAGCTGATTCTGTTGTTGAAGGACCCCGACCCCAAGGTCTGCTGGCGGACCGCCCGAACCCTCGGCGACTACGGCCCCGAAGCGGCCAGCGCGGCCGGCGACCTGCGGGCGCTGCTGACAAACGCCGACCCGATCATCCAGTACCACGCCGCGGTGGCGCTCGGTGAGATCGGCGACCGCAGCGATGAGACCTTCGACGCCCTGGCCGCGGCCGTGAAGAACAGCAAAGACGACCGTGTCACCCGGGCCGCCATCGCCGCCCTGGGCAGGCTCCAGCCCGACCCCGACAGCGTGCTGGACTCGCTTGCGGTGGCGCTCGAGTCGGACGACCCAGCGGTCGTCGCCATCGTGCTAGAATCGATCGCGTCGCACGGCGGGCACGCCGCCGAGTTGCTCAATCGCGCGCTCGATAACCCCGACACGGCGTACCTGGCCTGCACGGTGATCGAACGGATCGGCCCCGACGCCGCGTCCACGGCCCCCTCCCTCGCCAAGCTGCTAGGAGAGACCAAGCACTCGAAGCTCCAGATCCAGGCCCTGCTGGCGGTCGGCAGCCTCGGTCCCGGCTCCAAGGCCGCAGAGCCCGCTGTGCTGGCCCTGCTTGAATCGTCTGACGACGCCACGGTCCCGGTAGCCGCTGCCTACGCGCTGGGCGCCATCGAGGCCGAAGAAGCGGACGCCCAGCTCGAGGCGGCGCTCGACAGCGAGAACAAGTTCCTGAAGATGATGGCGGCCTGGTCGCTCGCCAAGATCCACCCCGACGATCAGCAGGCCATGCAACGGGCGGTCAAAGCGTTGACGGCCGGGCTGACCAGCGAAGACGTCACGCTCCGCAACGCGGCTGCCAAGAGCCTGCAGTCGCTCGGCGCCCCGGCGGAGGACGTCGCCCCCGCGCTAATCGCGCTAGCCGGCGATAAGGACCCCGAAGTGCTGGCCAACGTGGTCGACGCGCTGGCGAGCCTGGGCGAGTCGATCGTGCCGCGGGCCAGCACGGCGCTCGAGCGACCCGAGATGCGGTCGCTGGCAGTGATGGTCCTCACGCAGCTCGGCCCCAAGGCCAGCGGCGCCGTGCCGGCCCTGGTCAAGGCGCTGGCCGACTCGAACGCCGCGACGAAGGCGCAGATCCATCTCGCGCTCGCCGAGATCGGCCCGGCCGCGGCGCCCGCCACCGAGGCGTTGGCGAAGTCGGTCGCCGACAAGGACGAGTTCGTGCGGAGGTCCGCCATCTTCGCACTGCGTAAGATCGGCCCTGCCGCCAAGGCGGCCCAGCCAGCGCTTACCGCCGGCCTCGGCAACAAGGACCCGTTCGACGCCGCTGCCGCCGCGTGGGCGCTGGCCGCGATCAGCCCCGGCGACGCCCAAGTTGCCGAGAAGGGCGTCCCCCACTTGATCGCCGGGCTGAAGAGCGAGAACGAACTCGCCCGCTTGGAGTGTGCCGAAGCGCTGGGCGTGTGGGCCAAGTACGCCAAGGCGGCCGTGCCAACCCTGAAGGAGTTGGCCGCAGGGGACGACAGCTACGCCGTCCGCGGCGCCGCCGCGAGCACGCTGGAGCGTATCGGCGCCTAG